TGGCTTCACCTCCGTCTATATCCTCGCTCACGAGATCGGACACAAGTCGGTCACAGCTTGTTCATATTTTCCCTATATCGTTTTATTACCTGAAAAAAACACCTTGTGTCCTCATCATCAATCAGTGCATACTTTCTTCAAGGAATGTCATACTTACATCGTCCATTTTAATCATAAGCAGGCTTTGGCAAGGGTACCAAAACCGGCCACTGACATTTTGTGAAGTCGTTAACCTAAACATATTGCTTTTATGCGGGTGATGATAGCTAAAATGTAAAGTTCATTTACTCAAGTTACTTGGTAGAATGACTTGTATGTTAAGGAGTATCTCTGTATTTTTGCTCAACCGATTATGGTTATATTGAATTTGATTGTGAACTTGTTCCAGCCTGGGCATGCACCACGACGGCACGGGCAACAGTTGCGCACGCGACGGCTACATCATGTCGCCCTCCCGCGGCACCAATGGCGAGGCGTCCTGGTCGACGTGCAGTGCTCGCGTTGTGGCTGACTTGCAGTATAGTTCCTTTATCTTCTGTCTGTTCTCATTTTAGTCAGTCATGTTCGCGAGAAACTATATAGCTATACAATCTTAGTAGTTTCATGATAACAGAGTGGAATACTTTAAATGTCTCCTAAACTATTTCGTTCTATCAGTTTGTCCCTGTCGGAGTCCTCTTTCGCAGAGAGAGGGGTaatcatagatgtaatataataaagaagattgcgcacgctcgaaatatatatttacgaaaatgaactctattccaacgcaataaggtactaaaggacaatgggcaattccggtccaaatgtccaccacgaacgagacgtatatggctagatagcccattaaatatagaacattttttgttatgaaagtaaaaaaaaatataatgccagaaaaaagttatagcaaaatcaaataaaacattttatagattttttcaatttcattttttcaattacttttcgtgatgtttaattttcatacttctgtaacttctgacaaatagaaatgttcattattagagagaagacaccaccagttacatcgaactttcttagatccaggaaccgctgagtatattcaagcacttctggcgcctctattggttagtgattcgtacatccatcgggcaaaaaaatatgggctgtttacatgtaaatgtgtcttactcatcttagttttagataaaatgcggaaatggaagtggaataaaataaaaaataataatgataacataaaaaactaccgaaaatgaagaatacatttttggctataacttttttttggcattgttttttttttattttcttagtaaaagttactctaaattaagtggactatttaattatataggtctcgttcgtggtggacatttggaccaaacttcatacattcttgcccaatctcctttgttgcataatacacagaggcaaatccgagccgagagggatagttagaacggaggccgtttgtctctttctaacaccttgccagcataaaaaaatattgtgatcaacagttttgtcttcccaaaaaaacaattgaatcacatatatttttatcttattttaacaattgtaagtcaacaaattaataaaaatcgcattaatttattatacgaataaattatttatataaattattattcttaaaacataaacaacataaatatttttttttttttctagcggtaaccctgaacattcttggcgcgtaatcagcatttaaaattttgtttatattttttgtattaaataaatttaaactatttaaatggtgaaaaagtgttgcgtttatacttgtaaaagtgaatcctatggtggttgcaatatatcgttccacaggttagctaataataacattttcgtaaatcaaacaactagggtgcccatgaattcttgtaatgagtgatggattttaaaactgttgtactattgttatagcttcccaaaaaatgaagaaaggcgacataaatggctcagcagtctatatatgaagtagaaatacaaaaaaaatcagtcttcacttcgaatcttcctgcttttatactgctaattcccgctaattattaaaagcctttataagtatcttaaggtcacaaactgcgtaagttcaataccaatctgcgtttaataatcttagcaaattcggatttgtctacatagcttaatctcatagtcaccctattagaaagggacagacagcctccgtacttactgtttcactcggctcgttttttgggtttatatgcgcagtcctgtttactaatattatgtctatgggggTAATAGTTGATCTCCTAAGGACGATTAACGACTGTGACtgtgacttttttttttattttttttttttaggaaaaccAACAGCTATACAAAAAAAGAATAGACCATGGATAAAAAGACAAAAAGCCAATTACAGGTTTTCACGGATAGCAGTAGTGTAACACACTTATAGCTAATCAGCAGATCTACTATTAGTACACTGAGAAATGTAGtatttaattgatattaatttttgaaaaagtcAAGGTTTAGCTGTCTACGAGCTACGCTACTCTTGGTATTGAATGGGTCAAAAGAGTACTCTTTACACAGTTTATTGAAGTGTTTATTGAAGACTTACAATATtgtttcgtaatttttattttcactgaAACTGATTAATCGGACGTGATTGTCGTAGTAATAAGAAAACGTTGCGTTTATTACGACGAGCATTTTTGGGCAGTTGTATAACAAGCGAATTCGTATGCATATGGCATGGCATGGATGTTTCCTCATTGCGTTTAATTACTAATTAATGTTAATGATAACTTGTGCTATATTGGAACAGTATTTTCATGGAATTTCAGTACgtatttaacaataatttacagCATCTACTAAGAGAAGATAAGCTCATCAAACTTCATCTtcatctatatttattatttctgtagATGGGCGACCTGTCTATTCGATGGTTCTGATGACCTGGACGCTCCTACAGAACTTCAACACGAGAGGTTCGGAGGTGTTCCCGGCACCGTCTGGAGTGCGAAGAAGCAATGTGAGGTGAGTCACGACATGAAGAGATTTCGAAACAACTAAGTACAAATATATACACTTTAGAAAGTGAGTGCAAATTGGATACGAATTAGAAGTCTACACTAATACGCTGACCTAAATCACACAAGATGTATTTAGTATTATGttcatacataggtacatacctcACCTTAGAGAGGTGTACCCGCGAGATGATTTAAGTTTAAGATAACTGTGTAATGTAGCTAGTTATAATATTGAAAAGAAGCATGATTTAAACATACAATCAGCTATGTTTCAATCAAAGTTGTAttttcaggggcccgattctcctaattttacctaagcaacatacgattcacgttcgactgcgatccaatcccgactcgattacgattgaaacgtatgtggcattccgctattttttcgttgaaataaacgtttttaaacggttttatttagctcaccccgtttgttttattatttattcattctttcttgggtcaaatttagaaattgaaatttcagtgccttcctgttgtcagattgatctgaaatttggtacacacctttaattccgatgacaatacaatatagtaatatcaataatattgtaaatccaagatggccgccggtacaaaatggcggattacatatttttccacaaccccctcaatatgggtatcaaatgaaagggctactcaagtagaatactgtcagcaaccccaacggggcccaacagggccaaggcctgcctgggctgcgggattgtcctaaagagttaccgtggtcgtggtacataaaaggcctacgacgaaaaagaacggtttttagtcagtaagagtctggcactccctcaccgctgctgacccatgtatagaatgaagaatattcggtaggcattttcattaaatactaaaaactagataataaaaaatcggtaaaaaaacttttaagttaaacggttttatatcttatgtgcactgaaaaataaaaaataaaaaaacagttacttacctataaacctacgtaggtggtcccggtcatattagactaaaataaaaacgtggggccctctgaaatcctacttatggcaaagcatatctttatactttggtagatcgtgagctcggcgttcgctgatgaagccgctacggctgattattgattgtcaaaatctccagttatgattatagtaagtcgatgcaatccacacctattatacctctagctagaagaaagtattacagcaatagttacggaatgggccccacgtttttattttagtctaatatgaccgggaccacctacgtaggtttataggtaagtaactgtttttttattttttatttttcagtgcacataagatataaaaccgtttaacttaaaagtttttttaccgattttttattatccttttctgtcattcaataatgaatcattttgtctgcaaatgattaactattgcaatatgattgtagagcaacctaccgtatagaccaaaatcaccaaaatagcagaccaatcgcaaaccaatcgaatgtcgttggaatacgattggtcttatattagtagcagaatgcccgatatgattaaaactgctattgcgatcatattgcgattcgatttctattcgattttgacattattaacttaggagaatcgggcccctggaggTTCTTCATTATTTGATCATGTGTCACAGAACTGCatgtattaagtaggtatacctatccGCTATGCTTTGATACAGTGGCGGCgcagcatcgggtggcacccggcaCCCGGTATGTGCCGACCGAGATGGCACACCCCTCGAGATGTGGCACCCGTCTGAAGTTCTATTTTTTCCTTGTCCGTCAGATCCTGCTGCGTGATGCTGACGCTGCGCCTTCTCCAACCGGGCCTACGAGCGAACACTGCACTCAGCTGGCGTGTCGCACGCCGCACAGAGCTGGTTACTACTACGCTGGGCCCGCGTTACCTGGCACTTCCTGCGGCACGAATATGGTCCGATTATTTTGTTCTTAAGTCTAAATCACTGTCTAATGCCgaatggaaacatttttttttatattggcgcccaacgtggttctcctaaaatatttttttcgaacaTGAGTCGTCGAATACCAGTACGACACAACGACCGAACTTATGGAGCTCGTTAACGTAGTCTGCATTCTTGCACACatgtatattaaaatatctgACAAAAAGTAAAAATCTAACTAATACTTCAGTGGTGTCAAGGAGGCGAGTGTGTACCCGCGAGTGCCTCTCCGGCCAGCAGCCCCGCGCCACCCCCAAGCTCGGCCGGTAATACGGGCGGCTGGGGCCCGTGGCAAGAGGCCTCGTGTCGCTCCGGCTGTTCCGAGCGAAGCCGCGGCTTCCGCGAGCGACGCCGCGTCTGTACCACCACGAGCGACGCCTGCCAGGGATCAGCCTATGACGTGCTCCTGTGTGATGATACTAAGGTTCTCCTATCCATTCATATGCGaaatttcctctttattatattagtatagaacaTTATGTACTGCTAAGAAGCAGTTTTGATTTTCGCAGGGTATATTGCAGGCGTCGTAAATTATTCATGATTTCTGTTAACCTATTGtcatattaaatgaaatataacACGTAACTGATCTGgacctgcactataatatgtagtcTAAATAGAggcactttaatataaaataaataaacactcaGGCATATATTTTACGTTATGGCAATATTTATGGACACCCATAACTTACTAGACGTAATAAATCCTTATACcaaattttttttcatgaaCAGGTTTGCGGCAAAAAAACCCGAGTAGGAGCGAGTGAGTTGGCGTCACGCAAATGCGCTGAGTTCGCTGCTCTACTGCCGGAGCTGGACTCTCGCGGAGGGGGTCTGCAAGCGCCGCACGACCCTAGTGAGTTACTGACGAGAAACTTGCACATATTAAAGTTGGGAAAGAAATACGAAGTaacaaaaaacttaaagaaCACACCTTTGCTTAtcaatcgaagaccgggaagtgggtcaaattaggattccaagattttcttagaTACACAGTTAcctagttacaagtgaagctaatatataTCTAAGCGtgctaattaaaaatatacgcAAATTTTACCAGATTGCGAAAAAGCTTAATAAGGATTATGTTTTCTACCTCAAAATTAGGCATTTTAATTCTTACCAATCTTCTCCCATTAACCcacattgatttattttcacAGCTCGCATGTGGATGGGGTGTGCTGTGTTCTGTCGTCGCGCTTCTGGGGGAGGTTTCTACGCGCCGCGAGTCGAGCTCAACGATAAGGGCAAAGACCCCTACTTCCCGGACGGCACGTGGTGTCACAATGACGGCAGTCAGGATTACTACTGCCTGCAACATCATTGTCTCCCTGAGGTGAGCAATCattgatttaaaaaagaaaaatcacgCTTCAACATACTTTGATGAAGTGACCAACGACTtacttcaaagaaaaataataattggcaATTCAAAACTGGCATTAAGCATAATACTACCATTAAGTATGATAGAAAAAGTGTTAATTCTTAATTCAAAAACCGGCCGATACCATAATTATGTCATTCCAGAAAAAAGTTCTTGTTACCTTGGTAATGCTTATTCTCAATTTAAAAAACCGGCTGGCATCATCGGCAAATAACGTATGAGTGTTAAGCCATTAAGGTTACCTAATATAAATGGAACAGTCTCTTATTCGTGAAGATTATCTAACTATATTGTATAATTCTAGAAGTTATTAATTGCGTGTCGATTATTAATTGTAAGTAGATATTGAGCGTAAACGCATGACCCCAAGATAATAATGCGATTTGTAATATCAAAACAATCTCTCACTCTCTGTACGCACTTGTATCTAAATCGTTAATCCTAAAGCAACGTCAGACTAAATGTACCGGGCGGCTTTGTTCATTTTGTCCTAACCCCGGTCCTAGCAACAGTTGCTATAGTAGTTATAAGTGGATATAAGTAGCTTGACTCACTCGGTTCCTACGGTGTTCAGTACGCCCTCGCTCGGCCAATAAAGGTAAAGCGTCACTCCATCGGATCAATAGGTACGTGGAATGTTAGCGGCCGTAGAATGGTTACACGGTTTCTTACCGTATTGCTTCGTAGTGCCCATCTCACGTGGTAGATGGCGCCGCCGGTAAGTTTCCCAGATATTTTCCATCCATTGTTTGCGGTTTAAGATAAAATTGATAAAGTGCTTCGTCATACGGAAAATCGTCATTTCCACGGCTTAGCTTATCAACTTATCAGTTTATATTGTGCTGAGATTTAGTTCCTGAATACCAGCCAATATTTTTGGGCCAAGGCTCACTCAGGCGTGAGACTAACGAGATTTGAGAGTCTttgaaaattaagaaaacaacGCAATTCTTCATAATCCCATtgtatatacaaaaatagaattctTCTTTGTACTTTGTACATGAAACaaataggtattttgtttttaaaatatataagccATATATTAAAGCATCGTAAAACGCTTACCCCTATCCTGATGAGCGTTTATGTTACCATGCaggtaataaattaaagtaaacgAGAAATCAACAAGATTAAAATAATGCATGCGTATTTATGAGATGAAATTCTTCGGTTTTTACTGGCTATTGTCGTCTTACGATCTGAGATGAAGATTTATTGAAAATTCCACGAATATCGGTCAGAAAATAAAGTGAATGAGTTTTCAGTACATTTTCCGCTCTAAAAACGTGAGCTGACATAAGTACCTATGCTGATGATGTCCCTTCTACACCTGAAGCTAAACCCACGTGCTGACACATGTTATTAACGAAGATACTTACAACTCCATATACGTGCCCCCCACATAATGAACAATCATTAGAAACCTATAACAAGTACAAGGCCCTAAACAATGTTTCATGATTCTATAAAAGGTTTAGaacatttagttaattttatagtGCATTGTCTTGTTATAAATAGGCTTATAACCGCATAAACGGCACTGCGGCGAAGTATAATCTTGTTGTTTGCTAATAGTGCCGTGTCATCTCACGTGATTGCTCTCACAACGCTAACAATATAGACAAGCACCTAGGTACGCTATGACATCTGTAAAGTCACCGAAATAAGTTATATAGCCTCCATAAACGGCGAGCGGTTAGGTAATGTAAGTACACTGCAGCGAACCGCCAATTTCCCCCGTTACAGCCCTTGCCATTTAGctcaaattgaaattgaaaaaagaacaTTTGGAAGTAAACGTAGAAAACATTATGGTTTGGTTGGGTAACTTCCCAAAAACGAATTCCTTTTCAGTATTTTACCAGGCAGTAAACTACAATTAGGTTTTATATCCACGACACCGAGGCTAGAGGTTTTTGATCCACACTCTCAGGTCACATTAGGATAACAATGTCACCGTTTAAGACCCCAGATCTTATCAACCccagctgtttttatttaaagcgtGTTTCTACTATAAAGTAGCAACGTGCATGCAAGTAAGGTAATGTTAGCATTCTACGTGCTATTCCTATTTCGTATGTAAACTGTGCGCATTAAGTATTCGTGTAATGAAAACTTCTTCGAAGACATCGCTGGTGCATTTAAGGTACCTTGTCCTCACTTGAGGTTTAGGACGACAACTTAAAAAATGACCGATTTTTACATCATCATATTTTGAATCTAGATTTCATTaggtattaggtaatatttgtgTGTGTACCGTGCATGCGTCAGGCGACATCTCATTATGTAGTGCTTAGTGTTGTTTGGCTGTAAAACATACGCGACACTTCAGTCCAACTTTCTTCCGTGCGTCATAGAAATTCAAAGATATTTGCTCATTTAGAGTAAATTATGGGCCTAATTAGTCATCGTTTATCTAGACGTTTAAATTGGACTAAGTATGATAAATTGAGCAAGTATGCTCAAGATGGGACGtcaacattttaacaaaatgttgACTTTTGATAAGTGTGACAAAACAAGCGCATAGTCCACTTGTCAGCTGAGTTCCGTCAAAGCTTGGCATATTGATATAACGCAACGCAGGTACATAATCCTATTATGAATTTAAAAGTTGTAAAGGAGAAGGGAATGGCTCCATAGGTTCCTGGGCCCAGGTGTTAACTGAATCAAAGTAGCCTTATTTGTAAGAGGATATAATAACAAGGCTTCACTAAAAATTTGGTGAATTTTGGCTACCCAGAAACCAAGTTATCTGAATTATAGTAAAAGTTAGGTTATATtataacattgtattttttatgtaatttgcgaAATACTTCTGAATCACTTCGGTTGTGTAATGGTTTTATGCATGAAGCATGTGAAAGCCTAACCTGTTAGATCTTCGAGACATCACCCTACGCAGCGGCAACCGGCGCGTGCCCTGGACTTtggccgcgtttccactgacgcggagctgggcggagaggagcggagaagagcggtgaaaagtggtcagtgtttccactgaagcggagctgggcggagaggagcgcagCTGAGCGGAGAGGAGCGATGAAGAGCGGTGAGTGGTCAGTGAGCGGAGCAGAGCGGAGTGGAGCATGCTTTTGGAATCGCGCATTTTTACAGAcacactgcacgcgagtcacgcaccgccccgctccgcaccgctccgtaccgccccgctgtcctccgctctgcaccccaatgctcgctgtcctccgctctgcaccgcctcgatgtatgaatattcgctcagctctgctccaccccgctcgtactgtttccattgaagcggagcggagatttcaagcataatcattggtcaatttgtgcaccgctaagctcctctccgcccagctccgcgtcagtggaaacgcggcctttCGCTATAGTCGAAGACAAGTTTCTACTTGCAATTTCCTGTAACCTATAAGCAGCAGGAACCaaccttttaaaaactaaaaaagggagaaggaagtaaaataaaacaccaatatacttaataattaaacatgtattatcattcatcttcaattattattagaatgTCATCTAAAAATTGTGCAGGGGGTACGATATTTTCTTGGAATCTTGCCCAACTGAGATACCATATAATGCACATTACATGGGCACAGCAGCCTACAGTTCTTCTACctacaatacaattacaataatatgataatattgaaTCTCGTCCTCTTCGACAGCtatcaactaaaatataaacaaaatatgttttgcgaCTTATATGGCGGGATTGTATTCGGCCTCGCAATAACCAAGAAGTATTTGAAGCTGACAGCTGTCGAAGAAGGCTGCTGCTTACCTCCCTGCACACTTCTATTATAAACCCATCATTTCCCCGCAAATGTTCACCAAAATAGGACCGTGCCTGCTTTAATTGATATGTACCTAAGCATACAAGAATTAATTCATCATATGACAACTGgggaaaatcatttaaattatcattatgaATAGTTATTGTTTCAAAATCAGCCCTACGTCTATTATATTGgttgttaacaataaaatcacCTAATATGTTATgtctattcatatttaaattaatctgaTTAATGATAGCCCCACAGTCTATTCTATCGGTTATGGGAGGGTGAAACCTATTTATGAGAGCAGCAGCCACCTTAAAAtctcttattaaacttcttgaggctgtattaaaataacattgccTGAATAATTTGAAATCTCTTTTAAACCTACCGTTCACAATCTCAACGACCCAACGGCAAATGGTGACTGCCCTCGATTTGTTTGCGTCAAGTGTTGACAGCTGTGTTTCACCCTGCGCCAAAGTAGCAGGCACGTATGTCCTATATCCACATTGGTTTAACAAAGGTAATGAATCTCGGAAACCCCTATCCAGTATAAATACATCACCATTTTGGAAAAAATCCTGGAGTGGGTTTCCACTTAAAAATTCATGTCTCATTATATCTGAGTCTGACGTGGTAGCTGGATAGGGGCCCAAAACATCAATGATGTAACCATCTGTGCACACCATTAAAAAAGGTTTGGTTAAGTTCCTATATTTATGCaaactgtatgtttttttttgatataaataattagagCTTTTTTCAATATAACAGTAAGTTCCATCAAATATAGCGATGGGCCTAGAATCTCCTTCAAATAAAGCACTAGGAATGGCTAAGttcctttcttttatttgttctcTAGTGATGTGTTCTAAACCTAAGTGCCGAGGCACAAAATGTTCAGTTAATATGTCACGGGCTTGACACAGCCACTTGGCTAAAGTTTTCttagatgttttaaataatgttgctaaTCTTTCATTTGAGTCCCCACTTCTTAATTTGATAAGATAGGCTGCTAAAACTGAAGAACTATTACGAATTTCTATCAATTGTGGAACCTCATCAAATAATTGACGGAACTGAACTTTAGTAAACCCGATCCAGGTATGCACAACATGGTCGTCcatattatcaatattttcaaaattcaaaaacctTTCTTTTGGGGTTTCTTTTAGTGTAAACATATCTTGGATATGTCTTGcagtaaatgtttgtaaataattactcCTTAAACTATCAAGGAAGTCCCATGCCTCAATTACTAAATGTATATCACAAA
Above is a window of Helicoverpa zea isolate HzStark_Cry1AcR chromosome 1, ilHelZeax1.1, whole genome shotgun sequence DNA encoding:
- the LOC124642580 gene encoding uncharacterized protein LOC124642580 — translated: MDRCMNCTIALGRSNSIGRKVLEDEAILTVIRQWRASQPVTSENVVCQACWDLAQDVVLGRRAIDAPTQVGHSSVCLRCGRSLLARRFNHLLRNDSARESAIYNVIREWILPQTVDEASRICHSCWILADRAAVHMSTGPSTSSQSNPPPAQSSVGVSVGQLDENHDNILHEPENVSIQPEQNQGNDDVHEPSVELHSPSAPIVEPVQQHPEPTIVLPDYMRAVETERRCFIEGCQRTERYRVPLATRKMLLNEHKYYVPQNNRLCDIHLVIEAWDFLDSLRSNYLQTFTARHIQDMFTLKETPKERFLNFENIDNMDDHVVHTWIGFTKVQFRQLFDEVPQLIEIRNSSSVLAAYLIKLRSGDSNERLATLFKTSKKTLAKWLCQARDILTEHFVPRHLGLEHITREQIKERNLAIPSALFEGDSRPIAIFDGTYCYIEKSSNYLYQKKTYSLHKYRNLTKPFLMVCTDGYIIDVLGPYPATTSDSDIMRHEFLSGNPLQDFFQNGDVFILDRGFRDSLPLLNQCGYRTYVPATLAQGETQLSTLDANKSRAVTICRWVVEIVNGRFKRDFKLFRQCYFNTASRSLIRDFKVAAALINRFHPPITDRIDCGAIINQINLNMNRHNILGDFIVNNQYNRRRADFETITIHNDNLNDFPQLSYDELILVCLGTYQLKQARSYFGEHLRGNDGFIIEVCREVSSSLLRQLSASNTSWLLRGRIQSRHISRKTYFVYILVDSCRRGRDSILSYYCNCIVGRRTVGCCAHVMCIIWYLSWARFQENIVPPAQFLDDILIIIEDE